A single window of Halodesulfovibrio marinisediminis DSM 17456 DNA harbors:
- a CDS encoding phage regulatory CII family protein, translating to MRSELTKIVHELVLNSPIPAKALAKEIGKPYSTLLREVNPYDAGAKLGVETLMDIMKKTGNIEPLEYIAQEMGFAIVDPKLMAEPSDTVSLAEIA from the coding sequence ATGCGTTCAGAGTTAACTAAGATTGTCCACGAACTTGTGTTGAACAGCCCAATTCCAGCTAAAGCACTCGCGAAAGAAATCGGCAAGCCGTATTCTACCTTGCTCCGCGAAGTGAACCCGTATGATGCTGGGGCGAAGTTGGGGGTTGAAACATTGATGGACATCATGAAAAAGACTGGAAACATTGAACCATTAGAGTACATTGCTCAAGAGATGGGATTTGCAATTGTAGATCCGAAACTTATGGCAGAGCCGAGTGACACTGTAAGCCTCGCTGAAATCGCATAG
- the mnmA gene encoding tRNA 2-thiouridine(34) synthase MnmA codes for MTIAVAVSGGTDSLYALLTLKEQGHDIFALHAHFLAPSKEREEAIGAMCASLDVPFHAVDLHEEFEQCVVTPFMDEYIHGRTPNPCALCNASMKFGALLREAEKLGANQIATGHYAVLEDNPLYGRTLSRGHDPKKDQSYFLSLVPKKQLEKALFPLGKKKKEDIKAELAERGIAPAYPSESQEICFVPNDDYRAFLIDRGANLGTGGNMELADGTVVGKHNGLWQYTEGQRKGLGVAWKEPLYVIRKDMEKNVLIVGPKTELLSTGCVVSNMNFLVAKEHWGEKLLVRTRYRQLPIPVTISEQDDLLIVTYDEPQSPPASGQVCCVYDENLTVLGGGIIEHSL; via the coding sequence GGGACACGATATTTTTGCGCTCCATGCCCACTTTCTTGCTCCAAGCAAAGAAAGGGAAGAAGCCATCGGTGCCATGTGCGCATCATTGGATGTTCCATTTCATGCAGTCGACTTACACGAAGAATTTGAACAATGTGTTGTTACTCCATTTATGGATGAATACATTCACGGGCGCACACCAAACCCTTGCGCGCTATGTAATGCCAGCATGAAGTTCGGCGCACTGCTACGCGAAGCAGAAAAGCTTGGGGCAAATCAAATTGCAACGGGACACTATGCGGTATTGGAAGATAATCCGTTATACGGACGCACTCTTTCCCGAGGGCATGATCCTAAAAAAGATCAAAGCTACTTTTTATCGCTTGTGCCGAAAAAACAATTGGAAAAGGCGCTGTTCCCTCTTGGAAAAAAGAAAAAAGAAGATATTAAAGCAGAACTGGCAGAACGCGGAATTGCCCCTGCGTATCCAAGCGAAAGTCAAGAAATCTGCTTTGTTCCGAATGATGATTACCGTGCATTCTTAATTGATAGAGGTGCCAACCTCGGTACTGGCGGCAACATGGAACTCGCCGACGGTACCGTTGTGGGGAAACACAATGGGTTATGGCAGTACACAGAAGGTCAACGCAAAGGACTTGGGGTTGCGTGGAAAGAACCACTCTATGTAATCCGCAAAGACATGGAAAAGAATGTACTGATCGTTGGGCCAAAAACAGAATTGCTTTCCACTGGTTGCGTTGTAAGCAATATGAACTTCCTTGTAGCAAAAGAGCACTGGGGTGAAAAACTTCTCGTTCGCACCCGCTACCGCCAACTGCCTATCCCCGTAACTATCAGCGAGCAAGATGACCTGCTGATTGTCACATACGATGAGCCACAGTCTCCGCCAGCCAGCGGACAAGTCTGCTGTGTATACGATGAAAATCTCACTGTTCTTGGCGGCGGTATCATTGAGCATTCGCTATAA